The following proteins are co-located in the Pedobacter sp. FW305-3-2-15-E-R2A2 genome:
- a CDS encoding DUF1456 family protein, which yields MSNNDIFKKLRVALELTNDDIIKIMELVNFKITKSELGSFFRSDDHPNFKPCGDQILRNFLNGLVIYKRGPREPKPAAEPGV from the coding sequence ATGAGCAATAACGATATTTTTAAAAAATTGCGCGTGGCGCTGGAGTTGACAAATGATGATATTATTAAAATTATGGAATTGGTGAACTTCAAGATCACCAAAAGCGAGCTCGGTTCCTTTTTCAGAAGCGATGACCATCCAAATTTTAAACCTTGTGGAGACCAGATTTTAAGAAATTTTTTAAATGGCCTTGTGATTTATAAAAGAGGACCGAGAGAACCTAAGCCAGCAGCTGAGCCCGGAGTTTAA
- a CDS encoding DEAD/DEAH box helicase, producing the protein MVEKILEKLKITSLNEMQQASLVATGKGSDVVLLAPTGSGKTLGFLFPLLKNLNADIKGVQALILVPSRELALQIEQVFKQMGTGFKVNCCYGGHPVRTERNNFEQPPAVLIGTPGRIAYHLRHENFDESPIHTLVLDEFDKALEFGFQEDMSYIISKLLSLKQRILTSATAMEEIPAFTGVKKAVEIDFLKDVKVAPDLKLKKVFTTAEDKLDTLFQLICKIGNKTTLIFCNHRETVDRISDLLIDKDLAHDIFHGGMEQDERERALLKFRNGSIRILITTDLASRGLDIPEVEYIIHYQLPYTEDAFLHRNGRTARMNAKGTAYLVIADEEKYPFLKGDIETENLKGNFALPKDSQWQTLYIAAGKKDKVNKIDIVGLLLKKGGLQKEDVGLIEVKDQASYVAIKRNMVGRVLGTLANEKIKNKKVKIEIAM; encoded by the coding sequence ATGGTAGAAAAGATACTGGAGAAATTAAAAATTACTTCTTTGAACGAGATGCAGCAGGCATCGCTTGTAGCGACCGGAAAGGGGAGTGATGTCGTATTACTGGCACCTACAGGATCGGGAAAAACTTTGGGGTTTTTATTTCCGCTGTTGAAGAATCTCAATGCAGATATTAAGGGAGTTCAGGCCCTGATTCTTGTTCCTTCGCGTGAGCTTGCTTTACAGATTGAACAGGTATTCAAACAGATGGGAACCGGCTTTAAGGTGAACTGCTGTTATGGAGGTCACCCTGTGAGAACAGAACGAAACAACTTTGAGCAACCGCCGGCAGTGTTGATCGGTACGCCCGGAAGAATAGCTTACCATTTGCGTCATGAGAACTTTGATGAATCACCAATTCATACTTTAGTACTGGATGAGTTTGATAAAGCACTGGAATTTGGTTTCCAGGAAGATATGTCCTATATCATTTCTAAATTACTTTCTTTAAAACAGAGAATTCTGACTTCGGCCACAGCCATGGAAGAGATTCCTGCATTTACAGGAGTTAAAAAAGCAGTGGAAATTGATTTTTTGAAGGATGTGAAGGTAGCACCGGATCTGAAACTTAAAAAAGTATTTACTACAGCAGAAGATAAACTGGATACTTTGTTTCAATTGATCTGTAAAATTGGCAATAAAACAACCTTGATTTTTTGTAATCACCGGGAAACGGTAGACAGGATCAGTGACCTGCTGATCGATAAAGACCTGGCACATGATATTTTTCATGGCGGCATGGAGCAGGATGAACGGGAGCGTGCCTTGCTGAAATTCAGAAATGGAAGCATCAGGATTCTGATTACTACAGACCTTGCTTCGCGTGGTTTGGACATTCCGGAAGTGGAATATATCATTCATTATCAATTGCCCTATACTGAGGATGCTTTTCTGCATCGTAACGGACGTACGGCCCGTATGAACGCAAAAGGAACTGCTTATCTGGTAATTGCCGATGAGGAAAAATATCCTTTCCTGAAGGGAGATATTGAAACGGAGAATCTAAAGGGAAATTTCGCTTTGCCTAAGGATAGTCAATGGCAGACACTTTACATTGCTGCAGGTAAAAAAGATAAAGTCAATAAAATTGATATTGTTGGTTTATTGCTGAAAAAAGGAGGTTTGCAAAAGGAGGACGTTGGTTTAATCGAAGTGAAAGATCAGGCTTCTTATGTGGCGATAAAAAGGAATATGGTGGGCCGCGTACTAGGCACCTTAGCTAATGAAAAGATCAAAAATAAAAAGGTTAAGATTGAGATTGCGATGTAA
- a CDS encoding ribonuclease H-like YkuK family protein, translating into MNWKKFSGEVIHSSILEEVEQAIIRETEKGFHLKVCIGTDSQVKGPVTDFATVIVLLREHHGGFMYIHQEKTLQKMSIKERMLVEVQKSIETAYSVCDLLDLYDVDLEVHADINTNPMFKSNKALNEAMGYILSMGFIFKAKPEAFASSTCADKMVH; encoded by the coding sequence ATGAACTGGAAGAAATTTAGCGGCGAGGTGATCCACTCGTCAATTTTAGAAGAAGTAGAGCAAGCCATCATCAGGGAAACTGAAAAAGGGTTCCACCTCAAGGTTTGTATCGGTACAGACTCACAGGTAAAAGGTCCTGTAACTGATTTTGCCACTGTTATCGTGTTATTAAGAGAGCACCACGGCGGCTTCATGTACATTCATCAGGAAAAAACCCTTCAGAAGATGAGCATTAAGGAAAGAATGCTGGTAGAAGTACAGAAATCTATTGAGACCGCCTATTCTGTTTGCGATCTTTTGGACCTGTACGATGTAGACCTGGAGGTACATGCCGACATTAACACCAATCCAATGTTTAAATCTAACAAAGCTTTAAACGAGGCAATGGGTTATATCCTAAGCATGGGCTTTATCTTTAAAGCAAAACCTGAAGCTTTTGCCAGCTCTACCTGCGCGGATAAAATGGTACATTAA
- a CDS encoding outer membrane beta-barrel protein, with protein MKLKSIFTTASLSVASFSYAQEAAPLQISGSVDTYYKYDFAKVPNIGTSFANDQNSISLGMIDLALKKTTGKASFVGELSFGPRGQYGSLLNGDGTDDNSFHIQNLYASYAFTDKFTMTAGYMGTFIGYEVIAPTGNFNYSTSYLFTNGPFQNAGIKGAYAFSNKVSLMVGLFNDWNVYKDLNGVSHIGAQLTVSPVEGWTAYLNVLSGKSAGAVGTGTILDLTTSYQVTEKVKLGLNAADYSVTNDGGGYSGAALYVQNAFTSAFSLGLRGEYFNWKGVAEESDEHVAAVTLSGNVKAGGLTFIPEVRFDNGSSSDMFKKKNLNPSKNASQFALAVVYAF; from the coding sequence ATGAAATTAAAATCAATATTTACCACTGCCTCTTTATCTGTTGCCTCTTTTTCTTACGCTCAGGAAGCTGCTCCTTTGCAGATCTCAGGTTCTGTAGATACCTATTATAAATACGACTTTGCCAAGGTGCCCAATATCGGAACCAGTTTTGCCAACGATCAGAATTCCATCTCCCTTGGGATGATTGATCTGGCCTTAAAGAAAACAACTGGTAAGGCTTCATTTGTAGGAGAGCTGTCTTTTGGACCACGCGGACAGTATGGATCATTATTAAATGGAGATGGCACTGACGATAACTCTTTTCATATTCAAAACCTGTATGCTTCTTATGCTTTTACAGATAAGTTTACCATGACTGCAGGATATATGGGAACCTTTATTGGCTATGAAGTGATTGCGCCGACAGGAAATTTCAATTATTCTACTTCTTATCTGTTTACCAACGGACCTTTTCAGAATGCCGGGATTAAAGGTGCTTATGCTTTTTCCAATAAGGTGAGCCTGATGGTCGGTTTGTTTAATGATTGGAATGTGTATAAAGATTTGAATGGGGTGTCTCATATCGGTGCTCAGCTTACAGTAAGTCCTGTCGAAGGCTGGACTGCTTATCTGAATGTATTGTCCGGAAAATCTGCTGGGGCCGTTGGAACAGGAACGATTCTGGATCTGACTACTTCTTATCAGGTTACCGAAAAGGTGAAATTAGGCTTAAATGCTGCTGATTATTCTGTTACTAATGATGGTGGTGGTTATAGCGGAGCGGCACTCTATGTCCAAAATGCCTTTACTTCTGCTTTCTCTTTAGGGTTGAGAGGAGAGTATTTCAACTGGAAAGGTGTGGCAGAAGAGTCTGATGAACATGTTGCTGCGGTAACCCTTTCGGGAAATGTGAAAGCCGGTGGCCTGACTTTCATTCCGGAGGTAAGATTTGACAATGGTTCTTCCTCAGATATGTTTAAGAAAAAGAACCTTAACCCATCAAAAAATGCATCTCAGTTTGCATTGGCCGTGGTATATGCTTTTTAG
- a CDS encoding ammonium transporter: MAKILLKQVGPFVVLSIIAILALFTPLLPNFDEGKYNASDIAFILVATALVFLMTPGLAFFYGGMVHRKNVISTMIKSVVAAGVISVLWVTVSFSLAFGESIHGLIGNPLTFLFFHGVNSGPAWSLAPTIPLTLFALFQLMFAIITPGLVVGAVAERIRFTSYILFIVLFALFVYSPLAHWTWHPDGILFKMGVLDFAGGTVVHISAGMAALAGALVLKRRRSHQDHQEIPPANIPYVLIGTGLLWFGWFGFNAGSALGANSLAVSAFATTNIAAGAAGLSWMFFDVARGKKPSVLGFCIGAVVGLVAITPGAGFVSIPSSIFIGAAAAVISNLAVVWKSKTSLDDTLDVFPCHGVGGIVGMLLTGVFATKTVNAAGVDGLFYGNPAFFFTQLKGVLIVIAFSFVVSFVIFKFINLIQPIRVTSEEEEEGLDASQHNEKYFQGTLIVASTGMEIEHEPTT, translated from the coding sequence ATGGCCAAAATTTTATTAAAACAGGTGGGTCCTTTTGTAGTTTTATCAATAATTGCAATTTTAGCCCTATTTACACCCCTTCTTCCGAACTTTGATGAGGGGAAATACAACGCATCTGACATTGCATTCATTCTTGTCGCCACTGCGCTTGTATTTTTGATGACTCCAGGCCTTGCTTTTTTCTACGGAGGTATGGTTCATCGCAAAAATGTGATCTCTACCATGATTAAAAGTGTGGTAGCTGCAGGAGTAATCAGCGTTTTATGGGTGACGGTAAGTTTTAGTCTCGCTTTCGGTGAGAGTATTCATGGACTTATCGGTAATCCATTGACCTTTTTGTTCTTCCACGGTGTAAACTCAGGTCCTGCATGGAGCCTGGCACCTACCATCCCACTAACCTTATTTGCGTTGTTTCAATTGATGTTTGCCATCATTACACCAGGTTTGGTTGTTGGTGCTGTTGCGGAAAGGATTCGCTTCACTTCTTACATCTTATTTATCGTCTTGTTTGCTTTATTTGTGTATTCGCCATTGGCACACTGGACCTGGCACCCGGATGGCATTCTGTTTAAAATGGGCGTGCTTGACTTTGCCGGAGGTACGGTTGTTCACATCTCTGCAGGTATGGCTGCCTTAGCTGGTGCGTTGGTGTTGAAAAGAAGAAGAAGTCACCAGGACCATCAGGAAATTCCTCCTGCCAATATCCCTTATGTATTAATCGGTACCGGGTTATTATGGTTCGGATGGTTTGGATTTAATGCAGGTTCTGCATTGGGTGCGAACAGCCTTGCTGTATCTGCTTTTGCGACGACTAATATTGCTGCTGGTGCAGCGGGTTTATCATGGATGTTCTTTGATGTTGCCCGCGGTAAGAAACCTTCTGTGCTTGGTTTTTGTATTGGTGCGGTGGTAGGCCTTGTAGCCATTACACCGGGTGCTGGTTTTGTTAGTATTCCTTCCAGTATATTCATTGGTGCAGCCGCGGCAGTAATCTCTAACCTTGCGGTAGTGTGGAAATCTAAAACCAGTCTGGATGATACCTTAGATGTTTTTCCATGCCATGGTGTAGGAGGTATTGTAGGGATGTTGCTGACCGGAGTATTTGCGACTAAAACAGTGAATGCTGCTGGTGTAGATGGCCTTTTCTATGGCAATCCGGCATTTTTCTTTACCCAATTGAAAGGGGTATTAATTGTAATTGCCTTTAGCTTTGTGGTTTCATTTGTCATCTTCAAGTTCATTAATTTGATTCAGCCGATCCGGGTAACTTCTGAAGAAGAAGAGGAAGGTCTTGATGCCAGTCAACATAACGAAAAATACTTCCAGGGTACTTTGATTGTTGCCAGTACCGGAATGGAGATAGAACATGAGCCGACTACTTAA
- a CDS encoding SRPBCC family protein → MKSYHLNFSQQLPISLAEAWNFFSSPLNLAKITPEDMAFEVTSDLKQLEKMYPGMIITYKVSPITGIKLNWMTEITQVKPQEYFIDEQRFGPYQFWHHQHHFKAIEGGVEMSDILTYGLPMGIFGKIANSLYVANKLQQIFSYRRKKVIELFGDYPATGT, encoded by the coding sequence ATGAAGTCTTATCATTTAAATTTTAGTCAGCAGCTCCCAATTTCCTTAGCAGAAGCATGGAATTTCTTCTCTTCCCCATTGAATCTGGCCAAAATCACGCCGGAGGACATGGCCTTTGAAGTAACCTCAGACCTGAAACAACTGGAAAAGATGTATCCGGGAATGATCATTACTTATAAGGTATCACCGATCACAGGGATCAAGCTCAACTGGATGACGGAAATCACCCAGGTAAAACCGCAGGAATATTTTATAGATGAGCAACGCTTCGGTCCATATCAGTTCTGGCATCACCAACACCACTTCAAAGCCATTGAAGGCGGCGTAGAAATGAGCGATATCCTGACCTATGGTTTACCAATGGGCATTTTTGGAAAAATAGCCAATAGTCTATATGTAGCAAACAAGCTTCAACAAATCTTTAGCTACAGAAGAAAGAAAGTAATTGAATTATTTGGCGATTATCCAGCAACAGGAACATAA
- a CDS encoding TIGR01212 family radical SAM protein (This family includes YhcC from E. coli K-12, an uncharacterized radical SAM protein.) yields MGTLLDLGIKGYNNYGTHLKEKYKGQRVFKVIVDGGFTCPNRDGSKGYGGCTYCNVDSFTPELSRKLPTIREQLEQGMERGKGFYKADKFIVYFQPNTNTYAPVHYLKMMYDEALSINTEDVVGFSVGTRPDCIDAEKVALLESYTDRFDVDLEMGMESIYDDTLNQINRGCSHGEFVEAVKLLDNSKLDLCVHTIFGFPWETEEMMLGYIHEINRFPKIKFVKFHHLHIVEGSIMGVKYKKEPFKLFSLEEYTDLLCKLIPLLRPDIVIQRLFGISDWDLLIAPNWGLNKSAIQTYIDKEIEKRGVVQGSAYVPVAG; encoded by the coding sequence TTGGGAACTCTACTGGACTTAGGTATAAAAGGATATAATAATTACGGGACACACTTGAAAGAGAAGTATAAGGGGCAGCGTGTATTCAAAGTAATCGTTGATGGTGGATTCACTTGTCCTAACCGTGATGGTAGCAAAGGCTATGGCGGATGTACCTATTGTAATGTAGATTCTTTTACACCTGAGCTTTCGCGAAAATTACCGACCATTCGCGAACAGCTGGAGCAGGGAATGGAGAGGGGAAAAGGTTTTTATAAAGCAGATAAGTTTATCGTTTATTTTCAACCCAATACGAATACCTATGCACCAGTACATTATTTAAAGATGATGTATGATGAGGCCCTTTCAATCAACACAGAAGATGTGGTCGGTTTTTCAGTGGGTACCCGTCCCGATTGTATTGATGCAGAGAAAGTAGCTTTACTGGAAAGTTATACGGATCGTTTTGATGTTGATCTGGAGATGGGGATGGAATCCATCTATGATGATACGTTAAATCAGATTAACCGTGGCTGTAGTCATGGGGAATTTGTAGAAGCTGTAAAATTACTGGACAATTCTAAACTGGATTTATGTGTGCATACCATCTTTGGTTTTCCATGGGAAACAGAAGAGATGATGTTGGGTTATATCCATGAAATCAATAGATTCCCTAAAATTAAATTCGTGAAATTCCACCACCTTCACATTGTGGAAGGATCAATTATGGGAGTAAAGTATAAAAAAGAACCTTTTAAATTGTTCTCTCTTGAAGAGTATACCGATTTGCTTTGCAAACTGATTCCTTTGTTGAGGCCTGATATTGTGATTCAGCGTTTATTCGGAATTTCAGATTGGGACTTATTGATTGCGCCTAACTGGGGATTGAATAAATCTGCCATTCAGACCTATATTGATAAAGAAATCGAGAAAAGAGGAGTGGTTCAGGGCTCGGCTTATGTTCCTGTTGCTGGATAA
- a CDS encoding metalloregulator ArsR/SmtB family transcription factor encodes MKTRRDVFQAIADPTRRQIIERIAQGAMNLNTIADTFNSSRQAISKHIQILTECGLVVITQKGRERYCEAQLGKLNEVSDWLEESKKQWINKFKKLDNYLNEIKTKDHGTK; translated from the coding sequence ATGAAAACAAGAAGAGATGTATTCCAGGCCATAGCAGATCCAACCCGCAGGCAAATTATTGAAAGAATCGCTCAGGGAGCGATGAACCTGAACACCATCGCAGACACTTTCAACAGCAGTCGGCAGGCAATTTCCAAACATATCCAAATCCTTACAGAATGCGGCCTGGTGGTCATTACCCAAAAAGGAAGGGAACGTTATTGTGAGGCACAGCTTGGAAAGCTAAATGAAGTATCAGATTGGTTAGAAGAGTCTAAAAAACAATGGATTAACAAGTTTAAAAAACTGGATAACTATTTAAATGAAATCAAAACCAAAGACCATGGAACAAAATAA
- a CDS encoding SRPBCC domain-containing protein produces MEQNKKEKELLISHLFNASPELVFKAWTDPEQLKHWYAPDGCTIEFKSITVKEGGSFHSCIHDPVHGDCWIMGTYQEVIIPEKLVFSMVLTNEEGHSLRSVEAGKPEDWPEEILTTVTFKPLGNQTTVSVHQTVAEAAAKETGAYQSWIKMFNKLDAIFRD; encoded by the coding sequence ATGGAACAAAATAAGAAAGAAAAAGAATTGCTCATCAGCCACCTTTTCAATGCTTCTCCAGAATTGGTATTCAAAGCATGGACAGATCCTGAGCAATTGAAACATTGGTATGCCCCGGATGGATGTACCATTGAATTTAAATCTATAACCGTAAAAGAGGGAGGTAGTTTTCATTCCTGTATTCATGACCCCGTTCATGGAGACTGCTGGATTATGGGAACCTATCAGGAAGTTATTATTCCGGAAAAACTAGTCTTCTCTATGGTACTAACCAATGAAGAAGGGCATTCACTCCGATCTGTGGAAGCAGGAAAACCGGAAGACTGGCCGGAAGAAATTCTGACTACAGTCACCTTTAAACCCCTTGGAAATCAAACTACCGTTTCTGTACATCAAACTGTTGCGGAAGCAGCAGCCAAAGAAACTGGCGCTTACCAGAGCTGGATCAAAATGTTTAACAAACTGGACGCAATTTTCAGGGACTAA
- a CDS encoding IPT/TIG domain-containing protein has translation MKMNLHVKNMMKKGLFGFGLVLLMLAACKKDKTEMIKEPLKLTDYYPNSGNQGTLVTVEGTGFSNNPSDISATFSGTPADVVSATATAVVLRAPQKGSTGEIVMKVSGETLNIGRYTYQELSVQRISPSNGAAGAHIRISGAGFSSLKGPAEVFINGKASVVVSASDTLLVVEVPEAVGTGPVKVKVDGKESMGQTFKYQAISGISPLTGGKGTQVRITGEGFEELAEGNYVDFNGKPAFVKEASGTSLLVVAPAEVGTGPLSITINKQKVTGPVFTVVPPPVIETVSPLSGPGGSVMTIVGNTFSTILEENKVSINGKVIPVTTASATKLTLTLPGNTGNGKVVLSVNDQVVQGPEFKDQSLGINKLSPENGLAGTQVTITGTGFNANAAQNIVTFNGLPASVISATETQIVVKAPIGLSTGPLKVVNNGAEAVAPVTFRRAGVVTIAGGLGSKDLDLSSFRTGSLAIDRQGNIFVLEVEKSRIKKISPQGVVTLFAGSPTGERGNKNGKGTEALFNFGSNPGMDIDANDNLFISDGNLSVRKVSPQGEVSNFAIGFGNINKLAFDNRGILYVLGSFSGAWRINAEGLRTAISANAFADQCRPVVMENMMYKLNFEGYFIDAFNLTTNQNVGIGIGGNFGYADGFGRDVAFASINGMVADNEGNIIVVDAGNVALRKVNLKTKEVTTIAKFNRGGAVDGSLDEASAGNMGDAIVDKAGNIYFIDSSNNAVRKVFLK, from the coding sequence ATGAAGATGAATCTACATGTAAAGAATATGATGAAAAAAGGATTGTTCGGTTTCGGCCTGGTCTTGCTGATGCTGGCTGCCTGTAAAAAGGACAAAACGGAAATGATTAAAGAGCCGTTAAAGCTGACAGACTATTATCCCAACAGTGGGAATCAGGGAACATTGGTAACCGTAGAGGGAACCGGTTTCAGTAATAATCCTTCGGATATTTCCGCTACATTCTCAGGTACACCTGCGGATGTGGTGAGCGCAACGGCTACCGCGGTAGTGCTCAGAGCGCCCCAAAAAGGAAGTACAGGAGAGATCGTGATGAAAGTATCGGGAGAGACACTGAATATTGGCCGTTATACTTATCAGGAATTAAGTGTGCAGCGGATCAGTCCCTCAAATGGTGCTGCCGGGGCACACATCCGGATTTCAGGAGCTGGTTTTAGCAGCTTAAAAGGTCCTGCTGAAGTGTTCATCAACGGGAAAGCGAGTGTTGTGGTGAGTGCCTCAGATACGCTTTTAGTGGTGGAGGTGCCTGAAGCAGTAGGTACCGGACCGGTGAAAGTGAAAGTAGATGGGAAGGAATCCATGGGGCAGACCTTTAAATACCAGGCGATTTCAGGCATTAGCCCATTAACCGGGGGTAAAGGGACCCAGGTGAGGATTACCGGAGAGGGATTTGAAGAACTTGCGGAGGGTAATTATGTAGACTTTAATGGTAAGCCCGCATTCGTGAAAGAAGCCAGCGGAACATCTCTCCTGGTGGTTGCTCCTGCGGAAGTAGGTACAGGACCATTGTCGATCACGATCAATAAACAAAAAGTTACCGGACCCGTCTTCACTGTGGTTCCCCCACCAGTGATCGAGACCGTTTCTCCCCTGAGCGGTCCCGGAGGTTCGGTGATGACCATTGTCGGAAATACTTTCAGCACAATTCTGGAAGAGAATAAAGTAAGCATTAACGGAAAAGTTATTCCGGTAACTACTGCTTCAGCAACAAAGCTGACTTTAACACTTCCCGGAAATACCGGAAACGGAAAAGTAGTATTAAGTGTGAATGATCAGGTAGTGCAGGGACCGGAATTTAAAGATCAGTCGCTGGGAATTAATAAACTGAGTCCTGAGAACGGCCTTGCCGGTACCCAGGTGACGATTACAGGTACAGGGTTTAATGCCAATGCCGCTCAGAATATCGTGACATTTAACGGATTACCAGCATCGGTGATCAGTGCTACAGAAACCCAAATCGTGGTTAAGGCGCCGATAGGTCTAAGTACAGGACCTTTGAAAGTGGTTAATAATGGGGCTGAAGCCGTTGCACCGGTAACCTTTAGGAGAGCAGGAGTAGTGACGATAGCCGGAGGATTGGGAAGCAAAGACCTGGATCTTTCGTCTTTCCGTACCGGTAGTTTGGCGATAGACCGCCAGGGAAATATTTTTGTACTGGAAGTAGAAAAGAGCAGGATCAAGAAAATCAGTCCTCAGGGAGTGGTTACTTTATTTGCAGGAAGTCCTACCGGGGAGCGTGGCAATAAGAACGGAAAAGGAACTGAAGCTTTATTTAATTTCGGTTCAAATCCGGGAATGGATATCGATGCAAATGATAACCTCTTCATCAGTGACGGTAACCTGAGCGTAAGAAAAGTCAGCCCTCAGGGAGAGGTTAGCAATTTTGCCATAGGCTTTGGAAATATCAATAAACTGGCATTTGACAATCGGGGTATATTGTATGTTCTTGGTTCTTTTAGCGGGGCCTGGAGAATTAATGCGGAAGGTTTGAGGACTGCAATTAGTGCCAACGCATTCGCTGACCAGTGCCGGCCCGTGGTCATGGAGAACATGATGTATAAGTTAAACTTTGAGGGGTATTTTATCGATGCTTTTAATTTGACAACTAACCAGAATGTTGGCATTGGCATTGGCGGAAACTTTGGCTATGCTGATGGCTTTGGCAGAGATGTCGCCTTTGCAAGTATAAACGGTATGGTTGCTGATAATGAGGGTAACATTATCGTTGTGGATGCAGGTAATGTCGCTTTGCGAAAGGTCAATTTGAAGACTAAAGAGGTGACGACAATTGCTAAATTCAATCGCGGAGGAGCAGTAGATGGCAGTTTAGATGAAGCCAGTGCAGGTAATATGGGGGATGCGATTGTGGATAAAGCAGGAAATATTTATTTCATCGATAGTAGTAATAATGCGGTAAGAAAGGTCTTTCTAAAATAA